A single region of the Nocardioides sp. W7 genome encodes:
- a CDS encoding isochorismatase family protein produces the protein MTRALIVVDVQNDFCEGGSLPVAGGAQIAHDVNRLVRRWQARLPDAPDYAHVVATKDHHIDPGAHWSREPDFVDSWPVHCRVGTDGEAFHPNLDPQPFDAVFLKGEHAAAYSGFEGSTAEGVPLATWLRDHQITDVDVCGIATDHCVRATVLDAVQEGFAVRLLPGLCAGVAPETSEAAMAEMIDAGAGVA, from the coding sequence ATGACGCGTGCGCTGATCGTGGTCGACGTGCAGAACGACTTCTGCGAGGGCGGTTCGCTGCCGGTGGCGGGGGGCGCGCAGATAGCCCACGACGTGAACCGGCTCGTACGACGCTGGCAGGCGAGGCTCCCGGACGCCCCGGACTACGCCCACGTGGTGGCGACCAAGGACCACCACATCGACCCGGGCGCCCACTGGTCGCGCGAGCCCGACTTCGTCGACTCGTGGCCGGTGCACTGCCGGGTCGGCACCGACGGGGAGGCCTTCCACCCCAATCTCGACCCGCAGCCGTTCGACGCGGTCTTCCTCAAGGGCGAGCACGCGGCGGCGTACTCCGGCTTCGAGGGCAGTACGGCGGAGGGGGTCCCGCTCGCGACCTGGCTGCGCGACCACCAGATCACCGACGTCGACGTGTGCGGGATCGCGACCGACCACTGCGTCCGGGCCACGGTCCTCGACGCGGTCCAGGAGGGCTTCGCGGTCCGCCTGCTGCCCGGCCTGTGCGCGGGAGTGGCGCCGGAGACGAGCGAGGCCGCGATGGCCGAGATGATCGACGCGGGAGCCGGCGTTGCCTGA
- a CDS encoding nicotinate phosphoribosyltransferase, producing MPISSATTSTALLTDHYELTMLQAALGSGTAQRRSVFELFPRRLPEGRRYGVVAGVGRALDAIEAFRFDEQVLAVLADVVDRPTLDWLASYRFSGDVWGYPEGEVYLPYSPLLVVEASFAEAVLLETLLLSIYNHDSAIASAASRMTAAAGDRPCIEMGSRRTHEEAAVAAARAAYVAGFASSSNLAARQRYGVPTTGTSAHSFTLLHDTEADAFRAQVSSLGRGTSLLVDTYDIREAVRQGVEIAGPELGAVRLDSGDLGVLAHEVRAQLDELGATSTRVIVTSDLDEFAIASLAAAPVDGYGVGTQLVTGSGHPTCGFVYKLVAREGDDGELVSVAKRSKDKVSVGGRKWALRRRTPAGVAEAEIVGIGAPPTDDGDDRALLVPLVRDGEVVGRESLETARERHLLARAELPVAAQSMSRGEPVIPTLHV from the coding sequence GTGCCGATCTCCAGTGCCACCACGAGCACCGCCCTGCTCACCGACCACTACGAGCTGACGATGCTCCAGGCCGCGCTCGGCTCGGGCACCGCCCAGCGGCGCTCGGTCTTCGAGCTGTTCCCACGACGTCTCCCCGAGGGCCGGCGGTACGGCGTCGTGGCCGGTGTCGGTCGCGCCCTCGACGCGATCGAGGCGTTCCGGTTCGACGAGCAGGTGCTCGCGGTCCTGGCGGACGTCGTCGACCGCCCGACGCTCGACTGGCTGGCGTCGTACCGCTTCTCCGGCGACGTGTGGGGCTACCCCGAGGGCGAGGTCTACCTGCCGTACTCCCCACTGCTGGTGGTCGAGGCGTCCTTCGCCGAGGCGGTGCTGCTGGAGACCCTGCTGCTCTCGATCTACAACCACGACAGCGCGATCGCCTCGGCCGCCTCGCGGATGACCGCCGCCGCGGGCGACCGGCCCTGCATCGAGATGGGCTCGCGTCGTACCCACGAGGAGGCGGCGGTCGCGGCCGCCCGGGCGGCGTACGTCGCCGGCTTCGCGAGCTCCTCCAACCTCGCCGCGCGGCAGCGGTACGGCGTCCCGACCACCGGCACCAGCGCGCACAGCTTCACCCTGCTCCACGACACCGAGGCCGACGCGTTCCGCGCCCAGGTGTCCTCGCTGGGACGCGGCACCAGCCTGCTCGTGGACACCTACGACATCCGCGAGGCGGTCCGGCAGGGCGTCGAGATCGCCGGCCCGGAGCTGGGCGCAGTGCGCCTGGACTCCGGCGACCTGGGGGTGCTCGCCCACGAGGTGCGCGCCCAGCTCGACGAGCTGGGGGCGACCTCGACCCGGGTGATCGTCACCAGCGACCTCGACGAGTTCGCGATCGCCTCGCTGGCCGCCGCACCGGTCGACGGGTACGGCGTCGGCACCCAGCTCGTCACCGGCAGCGGCCACCCGACGTGCGGGTTCGTCTACAAGCTGGTGGCCCGCGAGGGCGACGACGGCGAGCTGGTCTCGGTGGCGAAGCGGAGCAAGGACAAGGTCTCGGTCGGCGGGCGCAAGTGGGCGCTGCGCCGGCGTACCCCCGCCGGGGTGGCGGAGGCGGAGATCGTCGGCATCGGCGCCCCGCCCACCGACGACGGCGACGACCGCGCCCTGCTCGTGCCGCTGGTCCGCGACGGCGAGGTCGTCGGCCGCGAGTCGCTCGAGACCGCCCGTGAGCGGCACCTGCTCGCCCGCGCCGAGCTCCCCGTCGCCGCCCAGTCGATGTCGCGCGGTGAGCCCGTGATCCCGACCCTCCACGTGTGA
- a CDS encoding enoyl-CoA hydratase-related protein, whose protein sequence is MPELEADLAGGVLRLRLNRPEVFNAFSREMALSFAAELEAAHHREDVRAVVLTGAGAAFSAGADISGGESFDAETMPTANRMVRAVVSCDKPVLAAVNGVAAGIGCSLALAADLQVAAGSASFLLAFTRVGLMPDGGSSATVAAAVGRARAMRMALLAEPLSAQEAYDAGLVTHLASDDAFETLVDKLAGRLASGPPLSYAATKRAINAATLPELDAALDRERSGQELLFRTADVAEGVAAFAERRRPVFRGS, encoded by the coding sequence TTGCCTGAGCTGGAGGCGGACCTGGCCGGAGGCGTGCTCCGGCTGCGGCTGAACCGCCCGGAGGTGTTCAACGCCTTCTCGCGTGAGATGGCGCTGAGCTTCGCCGCCGAGCTGGAGGCCGCCCACCACCGCGAGGACGTCCGGGCCGTGGTGCTGACCGGTGCCGGAGCGGCCTTCTCGGCCGGTGCCGACATCTCCGGGGGCGAGAGCTTCGACGCGGAGACGATGCCGACCGCCAATCGGATGGTCCGCGCCGTGGTCTCCTGCGACAAGCCGGTGCTGGCCGCCGTCAACGGCGTCGCGGCCGGCATCGGCTGCTCGCTCGCGCTGGCCGCGGACCTCCAGGTGGCTGCCGGGTCGGCGTCGTTCCTGCTCGCCTTCACCCGGGTCGGCCTGATGCCCGACGGCGGCTCCTCGGCCACCGTCGCCGCGGCGGTCGGCCGGGCGCGGGCGATGCGGATGGCGCTGCTCGCCGAGCCGCTCTCCGCGCAGGAGGCGTACGACGCCGGGCTGGTCACGCACCTCGCGTCGGACGACGCCTTCGAGACGCTCGTCGACAAGCTCGCCGGCCGGCTCGCCTCCGGGCCGCCGCTGTCGTACGCCGCCACCAAACGGGCGATCAACGCCGCGACCCTCCCCGAGCTGGACGCGGCCCTGGACCGCGAGAGGTCGGGCCAGGAGCTGCTGTTCCGCACCGCCGACGTCGCCGAGGGCGTCGCCGCGTTCGCCGAGCGCCGGCGGCCGGTCTTCCGGGGCAGCTGA